One genomic region from Leguminivora glycinivorella isolate SPB_JAAS2020 chromosome 8, LegGlyc_1.1, whole genome shotgun sequence encodes:
- the LOC125228849 gene encoding CD151 antigen-like isoform X3, with translation MAEEKKKDGTQLLSKKKKVKPRKSRDADCCSVNFLKCVLHIFNVVFMFAGIGVLCVGAWTVSSRHRYVPLLPSPTYPAIAYLLIAAGAAGLPLAALGCCGLKTENRTSLLCYTYFLLITFFLEAGAGALAYYYEVEVEPELKAGLNSTFVSNYALDTVVTAAVDHMQTEVSSIMSATLHNAGVLLRGGAQSWPQLDLGQQLRARHRRHSRRGPHAD, from the exons ATGGCAGAAGAGAAGAAGAAGGACGGAACCCAACTCCTGAGCAAAAAGAAGAAAGTCAAACCGCGAAAATCTAGAGACGCAGACTGCTGCAGTGTAAACTTTCTAAAATGTGTTCTGCACATATTCAATGTGGTGTTTATG TTTGCAGGCATAGGCGTGCTATGCGTCGGTGCGTGGACGGTGTCGTCGCGGCACCGCTACGTGCCGCTGCTGCCATCGCCGACGTATCCGGCCATCGCGTACCTGCTGATCGCCGCCGGCGCCGCCGGCCTGCCGCTGGCCGCGCTCGGCTGCTGCGGCCTCAAGACTGAGAACAGAACCAGTTTACTCTGT TACACATACTTCCTTCTCATAACGTTCTTCCTGgaggcgggcgcgggcgcgctgGCGTACTACTACGAGGTGGAAGTGGAGCCCGAGCTCAAGGCCGGCCTCAACTCCACCTTCGTCAGCAACTACGCGCTCGACACCGTCGTCACCGCCGCCGTGGACCACATGCAGACTGAAGTAAGCTCGATTATGTCGGCTACGTTAC ATAACGCTGGCGTACTACTACGAGGTGGAGCTCAAAGCTGGCCTCAACTGGACCTTGGTCAGCAACTACGCGCTCGACACCGGCGTCACAGCCGCCGTGGACCACATGCAGACTGA
- the LOC125228847 gene encoding LOW QUALITY PROTEIN: sorting nexin lst-4-like (The sequence of the model RefSeq protein was modified relative to this genomic sequence to represent the inferred CDS: inserted 1 base in 1 codon): MAQVQALYDFTGEPGTTEMSITTGEVLTLLNTEIGEGWWEGQNAQGQTGLFPAAYVKKVDEPISTQTKTAPAAPRYDQANDDWGDTNYQRNPSQEDGWDDDWDDDTYSEIGPSAQQQKQYNHQTPLAPLPGMPINEYNQNIDDTASTFSSTVGTVRKNKFAPSSKVSGESYLLATLNVEVPDSEKVYIVQNEEGYVWSPITQPYYVTVASPKKESKFKGIKSFIAYQLTPSFNNIQVSRRYKHFDWLHERLQEKFTLIPIPPLPDKQISGRYDEQLIERRRVQLQEFVDWMCKHPVLSKCEVWQHFLTCTDEKRWKAGKRQAEKDILIGLNYCISLVVPEKALLQSHVDQITEQSHTFFASMDSSVKFLTNMSVAQSKKFQSQYKIDCQKVGEAFYNLGNALSLDEGSVVSTSKLTSAIKMTGGAYIEIGRMYDEQPKYDWDPLGDKFHLYKGIVGXLPDALANHKGAVAKKRECEKLTAEHKMEVAQLNEVLRRTDVISYALLAEINHFKAERTIDLKATMQKFLTQQITFYKKIVDKLESTLHQFDD, encoded by the exons ATGGCCCAAGTACAAGCTTTATATGACTTTACTGGTGAACCAGGCACCACTGAGATGTCAATCACAACAGGAGAAGTGCTGACACTGTTGAACACTGAAATTGGCGAAGGTTGGTGGGAAGGCCAGAATGCTCAAGGTCAAACTGGGCTTTTTCCTGCCGCTTATGTGAAAAAGGTGGATGAACCAATATCTACACAAACTAAAACAGCCCCAGCTGCACCAAGATATGACCAAGCAAATGATGACTGGGGTGACACTAACTACCAACGCAACCCTTCACAAGAAGACGGTTGGGATGACGACTGGGATGATGATACTTACTCTGAAATTGGTCCTAGTGCTCAGCAACAGAAACAGTATAACCATCAGACACCCTTAGCACCGCTGCCTGGAATGCCCATTAATGAGTACAATCAGAATATTGATGACACTGCATCTACTTTCAGCTCAACGGTAGGAActgtaagaaaaaataaatttgcccCATCTTCCAAAGTAAGCGGAGAAAGCTACCTCCTGGCAACCCTTAATGTGGAAGTGCCCGACTCAGAAAAAGTATACATAGTACAAAACGAAGAAGGTTATGTGTGGTCTCCCATCACTCAACCCTATTATGTCACTGTGGCTTCTCCTAAGAAAGAGTCAAAATTCAAGGGTATAAAAAGCTTCATTGCATATCAATTGACTCcttcatttaataatattcaagtGTCCAGAAGGTACAAACACTTTGACTGGCTTCATGAAAGATTGCAAGAGAAGTTCACACTGATCCCCATCCCGCCTCTTCCAGACAAACAGATCTCTGGTAGATATGATGAACAGCTAATTGAGCGCAGAAGAGTACAACTGCAAGAGTTTGTAGACTGGATGTGCAAGCATCCTGTGCTCTCAAAATGTGAAGTCTGGCAACACTTCCTCACATGCACTGATGAGAAGCGCTGGAAAGCCGGCAAGCGACAGGCAGAGAAAGATATTTTGATAGGCCTCAATTACTGCATATCTCTGGTCGTTCCAGAAAAAGCTTTGTTGCAATCCCATGTAGACCAGATAACAGAACAGTCCCACACTTTTTTTGCTAGCATGGATTCCTCTGTCAAATTCCTTACAAACATGAGTGTTGCACAAAGCAAAAAGTTCCAGAGTCAGTATAAGATTGATTGTCAGAAAGTGGGTGAAGCATTTTACAATTTGGGTAATGCTCTCAGTCTGGATGAAGGATCAGTAGTTTCCACCTCCAAACTGACATCTGCTATTAAGATGACTGGCGGAGCTTACATAGAGATTGGTAGAATGTATGATGAACAACCTAAATATGATTGGGACCCATTGGGTGATAAATTCCATCTATATAAAGGTATTGTAG AGCTTCCCGATGCGTTAGCCAATCACAAAGGAGCCGTTGCAAAGAAACGAGAATGTGAAAAACTTACTGCGGAACACAAAATGGAAGTTGCACAGCTCAATGAAGTATTAAGAAGGACTGATGTTATTTCGTATGCGCTTCTTGCCGAGATTAATCATTTTAAAGCAGAACGGACAATTGACTTGAAGGCCACAATGCAAAAATTCTTGACGCAACAGATCACATTTTACAAAAAGATTGTTGACAAGTTAGAGAGCACATTGCACCAGTTTGATGACTAG